From a single Nocardioides panacis genomic region:
- a CDS encoding ABC transporter permease, which yields MTGASYVVKRLVAAVLVLLTIAALTFLVFHLLPNDVSQASCGKPCTAERREVVRHFLGYDQPVLVQLGEFLRGIVAGRSYGTAAATVHCSAPCFGYSFRLNEPVTSLIGERFGITASIALGAAVIWSVVGVGTGVLAALRRGTWVDRVAMGSTVVGVSTPTYLVGLVGIYVFGFKLNVLPVGTFVPFREDPVGWAWHLVLPWVVLAVASAAVYTRMTRSQMLDVLEENYVRTARAKGLSERQVVLRHALRNALLPVVTLFGLDLGGLLGGAVITEKIFSMQGVGALLVDSVGNLDLPVVLGVTLFSAFLIVLANLVVDLAYSRLDPRVSRSG from the coding sequence ATGACCGGCGCGTCGTACGTCGTCAAGCGCCTGGTCGCGGCGGTGCTGGTGCTGCTCACGATCGCGGCCCTGACCTTCCTCGTCTTCCACCTGCTGCCCAACGACGTGTCCCAGGCGTCCTGCGGCAAGCCGTGCACCGCGGAACGGCGCGAGGTGGTGCGGCACTTCCTCGGCTACGACCAGCCGGTGCTCGTCCAGCTCGGTGAGTTCCTGCGCGGGATCGTGGCCGGTCGCAGCTACGGCACCGCGGCCGCCACGGTGCACTGCTCGGCACCGTGCTTCGGCTACTCCTTCCGGCTGAACGAGCCGGTCACGTCGCTGATCGGGGAGCGGTTCGGGATCACCGCCTCGATCGCGCTCGGTGCCGCGGTGATCTGGTCGGTCGTCGGGGTCGGCACCGGGGTGCTGGCCGCGCTCCGTCGGGGGACCTGGGTCGACCGGGTGGCGATGGGGTCGACGGTCGTCGGCGTCTCGACCCCGACGTACCTGGTCGGCCTGGTCGGCATCTACGTCTTCGGGTTCAAGCTCAACGTGCTGCCGGTCGGGACGTTCGTGCCGTTCCGCGAGGACCCGGTCGGCTGGGCGTGGCACCTCGTGCTGCCCTGGGTGGTGCTCGCGGTGGCCAGCGCCGCGGTCTACACCCGGATGACGCGCAGCCAGATGCTCGACGTGCTCGAGGAGAACTACGTCCGGACGGCCCGGGCCAAGGGGCTCTCCGAGCGCCAGGTCGTGCTCCGGCACGCGCTGCGCAACGCGCTGCTGCCGGTGGTCACGCTGTTCGGCCTCGACCTCGGCGGCCTACTCGGCGGCGCCGTCATCACCGAGAAGATCTTCAGCATGCAGGGCGTCGGTGCGCTGCTGGTCGACTCCGTCGGCAACCTCGACCTCCCGGTCGTGCTCGGCGTGACTCTCTTCTCCGCCTTCCTGATCGTGCTGGCCAACCTGGTCGTCGACCTCGCCTACTCCCGTCTCGACCCGCGGGTCTCCCGCAGCGGCTGA
- a CDS encoding ABC transporter permease, whose product MSSLLHRRPDADPSAWSGFRRDRAAMVGLAVVGLAVLVALAAPWVARLGGHDPFTYDAQALGDDGSPLGALGGVSADHWFGVEPLTGRDLFAIVVYGARTSILVGVAATVISVSIGVLLGTTAALFGGWYDRVVSRLTDVLLGFPSLIFMIALGAFAPSSIPKWLLVVGVIGLFGWPSIARVVRAQSLTLMQRNFVAASRAMGAGPWHVLREQLLPNLTGTVIVFTTMAVPGNIGAEAALSFLGVGVPPPTPAWGRTIGTAVAWIATDPWYLLAPAAALFVVTFAFNLVGDGLRDAVDPRLVGKR is encoded by the coding sequence GTGTCCTCCCTGCTGCACCGCCGGCCCGACGCCGACCCGTCGGCGTGGTCCGGCTTCCGCCGCGACCGCGCTGCGATGGTCGGTCTGGCGGTGGTGGGACTCGCGGTCCTCGTGGCGCTCGCGGCGCCGTGGGTGGCCCGGCTGGGCGGCCACGACCCCTTCACCTACGACGCGCAGGCGCTCGGCGACGACGGGTCGCCGCTCGGGGCGCTGGGCGGGGTCAGCGCGGACCACTGGTTCGGGGTCGAGCCGCTGACCGGGCGCGACCTGTTCGCGATCGTCGTGTACGGCGCGCGCACGTCGATCCTGGTCGGCGTGGCGGCGACCGTGATCTCGGTGTCGATCGGGGTGCTGCTCGGCACCACGGCCGCGCTGTTCGGCGGGTGGTACGACCGGGTGGTCAGCCGGCTGACCGACGTCCTGCTGGGCTTCCCCAGCCTCATCTTCATGATCGCGCTCGGCGCGTTCGCGCCGTCGTCGATCCCCAAGTGGCTGCTGGTCGTCGGCGTGATCGGGCTGTTCGGGTGGCCGTCGATCGCCCGCGTGGTCCGGGCCCAGTCGCTCACCCTGATGCAGCGCAACTTCGTGGCGGCCAGCCGGGCGATGGGCGCGGGGCCGTGGCACGTGCTGCGCGAGCAGCTGCTGCCCAACCTCACCGGCACCGTCATCGTGTTCACAACGATGGCCGTCCCCGGCAACATCGGGGCCGAGGCCGCGCTGTCCTTCCTGGGCGTCGGGGTCCCGCCGCCGACCCCGGCCTGGGGTCGCACGATCGGCACCGCCGTCGCGTGGATCGCCACCGACCCGTGGTACCTCCTCGCCCCGGCCGCCGCGCTGTTCGTGGTGACCTTCGCGTTCAACCTCGTCGGCGACGGGCTGCGCGACGCGGTCGACCCGCGGCTGGTGGGCAAGCGATGA